From the genome of Lawsonella clevelandensis, one region includes:
- a CDS encoding ABC transporter ATP-binding protein, with product MIRSILWVLTPRGRRLLVGAVIGFVVYALCGTAMMLIAITTVEAVMNHQANLLQTGVVLVALLVVKALSGILADKQKHLAGFDLIHQLRARVIRRLRALSLGYYTKERLGEISEIIHNDVDAMEMVVAHLWTRMIADFIVSLTLFIALVVYDWRMALLMMSTLPFAIAWLTIGVKKANHLEKQAGDRAADMTALFVEFIRGMPVLKAFTASDKLETRLGLAITAFQAASTVATKNKAFTLTIYSFLVDLAFWVVVSVGLFMTLGGWLPVLSYLIFVVIGREFYKPFTALETHWMNYVKVSDSYMRIQKVMQAPAVPQPRHPAISHGSSICFEQVTFAYEPGRNALNKVSFTVPEGTLTALVGESGSGKTTITNLLLRFWDTDEGSITVGGVDVRDMDYDDLLSRISIVMQNVQLFADTIEGNIRIGNTKASRAEVIAAAKLARIHDFITTLPDGYGTMVGENGVGLSGGQRQRIAVARAFLKDAPILIMDEVTANVDPVNETKMQQAITELARNRTVLVVAHHLTTVRSADQILVLQNGHIAERGTHDELLKHSGIYQHLWVKQPASATNSVSQQGSI from the coding sequence ATGATTCGCTCGATTCTTTGGGTACTTACCCCGCGCGGTCGGCGCCTGTTGGTTGGTGCGGTAATAGGCTTCGTTGTCTACGCGCTGTGCGGTACGGCTATGATGCTGATCGCCATAACAACCGTTGAAGCAGTAATGAACCACCAGGCCAACCTGTTGCAGACTGGCGTCGTCTTGGTTGCGCTGCTGGTCGTCAAGGCACTCAGTGGCATCCTGGCGGACAAACAAAAACATTTGGCTGGCTTCGACTTAATCCACCAGCTGCGTGCCAGAGTCATTAGACGCCTTCGTGCCTTGTCCCTCGGCTACTACACCAAGGAACGGTTAGGCGAAATCTCGGAAATCATCCATAACGATGTGGACGCTATGGAGATGGTTGTCGCACACCTGTGGACCAGGATGATCGCTGACTTTATAGTTTCACTCACTTTGTTTATCGCCCTAGTGGTCTATGACTGGCGGATGGCCTTGTTGATGATGTCAACACTTCCATTCGCGATCGCTTGGCTAACCATCGGGGTGAAGAAGGCCAACCATCTGGAAAAACAAGCCGGAGACCGGGCGGCAGACATGACAGCATTATTCGTCGAATTCATCCGCGGTATGCCGGTACTTAAAGCTTTCACTGCTAGCGACAAGCTGGAAACTAGGCTGGGTCTTGCGATCACGGCCTTTCAGGCAGCGTCCACCGTAGCAACCAAAAACAAGGCATTCACCCTCACCATCTACTCATTCCTGGTCGACTTAGCGTTTTGGGTGGTAGTAAGTGTCGGTCTTTTCATGACGCTTGGTGGCTGGTTGCCTGTGTTGTCCTACCTGATCTTCGTGGTGATCGGGCGCGAGTTCTACAAACCATTCACCGCGCTAGAAACGCACTGGATGAACTATGTGAAAGTCAGCGATTCCTATATGCGTATCCAAAAGGTGATGCAAGCTCCCGCCGTGCCACAACCACGTCATCCTGCTATCAGCCATGGCAGTAGCATTTGCTTTGAGCAAGTTACTTTCGCATACGAACCGGGACGAAATGCCCTAAACAAGGTAAGTTTCACCGTCCCAGAGGGCACGCTAACAGCCCTGGTAGGTGAGTCCGGATCAGGGAAAACGACCATCACGAACCTGCTGCTACGTTTCTGGGACACTGATGAGGGCAGTATCACCGTAGGTGGCGTCGACGTGCGCGACATGGATTACGACGATCTGCTGTCCCGCATATCTATTGTGATGCAAAACGTTCAACTGTTCGCCGACACCATTGAAGGCAATATTCGAATCGGAAACACTAAGGCTAGCCGTGCAGAAGTTATAGCTGCTGCCAAACTCGCCCGCATCCACGACTTCATTACCACCTTGCCAGACGGCTATGGCACTATGGTCGGCGAAAACGGTGTCGGACTGTCAGGCGGTCAACGCCAACGTATCGCTGTAGCCAGAGCATTCCTCAAAGATGCACCCATCCTCATCATGGATGAAGTCACCGCCAACGTTGACCCCGTCAACGAAACCAAAATGCAGCAGGCCATCACAGAACTTGCCCGCAACCGCACTGTCCTGGTTGTCGCACACCATCTGACGACTGTGCGTTCAGCTGACCAAATTTTGGTGCTACAGAACGGGCACATTGCAGAACGCGGCACACATGACGAATTGCTCAAACATAGCGGCATCTACCAGCATCTGTGGGTGAAGCAACCGGCCTCGGCCACCAACTCCGTCTCTCAGCAGGGGAGTATTTAA
- a CDS encoding DoxX family protein has product MLDRPWLHDFVLLLLRLTLTLVVGAQGYQIFFGHGVKESSRVLAKWGMPNAYPFTVVLGLALVLCAVGILLGFLTPLFAIIGAVAEAGYGYFLMTGGHYGFTTSSAQMTCLVVVSLLALMVLGAGRVSTDAVLNTHAE; this is encoded by the coding sequence ATGCTTGACCGCCCGTGGCTGCACGATTTTGTGCTTCTTCTCCTTAGGCTCACTCTCACCCTGGTCGTCGGTGCACAGGGCTACCAAATCTTCTTCGGGCATGGAGTGAAGGAAAGCTCCCGCGTGCTCGCAAAGTGGGGGATGCCGAATGCGTATCCGTTCACGGTGGTCTTGGGGCTCGCGTTAGTGCTCTGTGCGGTCGGTATTCTGCTGGGGTTCCTTACCCCACTTTTCGCCATTATTGGAGCGGTCGCGGAAGCCGGCTACGGCTACTTCCTGATGACGGGCGGTCACTACGGCTTCACCACCTCAAGTGCGCAAATGACGTGTTTGGTGGTGGTGTCGTTGCTGGCATTAATGGTGTTGGGGGCGGGCCGGGTGTCCACTGACGCTGTTCTCAATACGCATGCGGAATAG
- a CDS encoding dolichyl-phosphate-mannose--protein mannosyltransferase: MRTPRATPPAGATAPRTLWPTPVRATDTLRGWIVTAVLAVIAALTRFMGLGALSDKGTPLFDEKHYVPQAWQMLHNHAMEFNPGYGLVVHPPLGKQLIALSEAVLGYNPWGWRVSSAIAGVICVILIVRIGRRLSGSTYVGALAGTLLICDGMFTVVSRTGLLDVFLIMFVLAALLCLLLDRDQMEDRMWATLRAGTTFTSEFGPRWGFRWWRFTAGVFLGLTMAVKWSGLYFVAVFGVLSVMWDVALRRRYHVSRPWVGTLRRDTFPAIASLALLPVGLYIASWWGWLRAENAVYRHAGISDAWWSTFVPRSLQSLWYYHQQMFDFHSSLTNSHGYHHPWESKPWQWIASIRPLLYYYESGVEPTNGPHSCDPEGCVQAVLLLGTSLIWWVGIIMLLWALYRVITRHDPRYVVVLCGYLAAWIPWLLNWDRQMYFFYASSLLPFICLGLALMLSELDGWVPETPSPEAQPWRHKWAAWGQSVLLGRVIVCVFMGLVIANYVWILPILYGVPISPDLWRLQHWLPTW, encoded by the coding sequence ATGCGGACGCCACGCGCCACTCCCCCGGCCGGTGCCACCGCCCCCCGCACACTCTGGCCTACCCCAGTGCGCGCCACCGACACTCTCCGCGGGTGGATCGTGACTGCTGTGCTTGCTGTCATCGCGGCACTCACTCGTTTTATGGGCTTGGGCGCATTATCCGACAAGGGCACCCCTCTCTTCGATGAGAAGCATTATGTGCCGCAAGCCTGGCAGATGCTGCACAACCACGCCATGGAGTTCAACCCTGGCTACGGGCTCGTCGTCCACCCGCCACTCGGCAAACAGCTCATTGCCCTTTCCGAAGCAGTGCTCGGATACAACCCGTGGGGTTGGCGCGTCAGCAGCGCTATCGCGGGCGTCATCTGCGTCATCCTCATTGTGCGTATTGGGCGACGGCTCTCTGGCTCCACCTATGTGGGTGCCCTGGCAGGCACGCTGCTGATCTGTGATGGCATGTTCACCGTTGTTTCGCGAACCGGGCTACTCGACGTTTTCCTCATCATGTTTGTCCTGGCCGCACTGCTCTGCCTGCTGCTCGATCGAGATCAGATGGAAGACCGAATGTGGGCAACCTTACGGGCGGGAACAACTTTTACCAGTGAGTTCGGCCCCCGCTGGGGATTCCGCTGGTGGCGCTTCACCGCAGGCGTCTTTCTTGGCCTCACCATGGCGGTCAAGTGGTCCGGCCTCTACTTTGTGGCTGTCTTCGGCGTCCTGAGTGTCATGTGGGATGTCGCCCTACGGCGCCGCTACCATGTCTCCCGCCCCTGGGTGGGAACACTTCGCCGCGACACTTTCCCTGCTATTGCTTCCCTCGCACTACTCCCCGTCGGCCTCTACATCGCCAGCTGGTGGGGGTGGCTCCGCGCCGAGAATGCGGTCTACCGCCATGCCGGCATCTCGGATGCCTGGTGGTCCACTTTCGTCCCCCGCTCGTTGCAATCACTCTGGTACTACCACCAGCAGATGTTCGATTTTCACTCGAGCCTCACGAATTCCCACGGCTATCACCACCCATGGGAATCCAAACCATGGCAGTGGATCGCCAGTATTCGCCCCCTGCTCTACTACTACGAGTCAGGTGTCGAGCCGACTAACGGCCCGCATAGTTGCGACCCAGAAGGCTGCGTCCAGGCGGTCCTTCTGCTGGGCACCTCCCTCATCTGGTGGGTGGGAATTATTATGCTGCTCTGGGCACTCTATCGTGTCATCACCCGGCATGACCCGCGCTATGTCGTCGTCCTCTGCGGCTATTTGGCGGCTTGGATCCCTTGGCTGCTGAACTGGGACCGGCAGATGTATTTCTTCTATGCCTCATCGCTGCTCCCCTTTATCTGCTTGGGGCTCGCTCTCATGCTGTCAGAGCTCGACGGATGGGTACCAGAAACCCCCTCGCCAGAGGCACAACCCTGGCGTCACAAGTGGGCTGCCTGGGGACAAAGCGTCCTGCTTGGCCGTGTGATCGTGTGTGTCTTCATGGGACTCGTCATCGCTAACTACGTGTGGATTCTGCCCATTCTGTACGGTGTACCCATCAGCCCCGATCTGTGGAGGCTCCAGCACTGGCTACCAACCTGGTAG
- the metG gene encoding methionine--tRNA ligase, with amino-acid sequence MTTPVLTAVAWPYANGPRHIGHVSGFGVPSDVFSRYQRMVGNDVLMVSGTDEHGTPLLVQADKEGMNVHDLADRYNRVIVNDLAGLGLSYDLFTRTTTRNHYAVVQEMFRNVAKNGYLVTKKTTGAISPSTGRTLPDRYIEGTCPICGYDGARGDQCDNCGNQLDPADLINPVSKINGETPKFVETEHWFLDLPALADTLGDWLRERKDWRPNVLKFSLNLLDDIKPRAMSRDIDWGIPIPIEGWQERNDKRLYVWFDAVVGYLSASIEWAYRIGDPDAWRKWWNNPEALSYYFMGKDNITFHSQIWPAELLAYNGQGSKGGDRGMLGELNLPTEVVSSEYLTMSGSKFSSSRGVVIYVKDFLKEFGPDALRYFIAVAGPENQDTDFTWDEYVRRTNSELANEWGNLVNRTVSMAYKNFGQIPTPGTLTEADMELHRRADEAFQVVGANLARSHFKAGITEAMRYVADANRYIAAQEPWKIAKEVKAGGAAAPEAEDRLATVLHTALQAVQDANTLMTPFIPNASQKIFEQLGGDGVWAAQPVIHEVVDDMPVAPVGAGVPAAGREYPVIMGDYASELASWERHDITPGTPLSKPQPIFHKLDPELGETGPEWAPVQH; translated from the coding sequence ATGACTACGCCTGTTCTTACCGCTGTTGCCTGGCCGTACGCCAACGGACCGCGCCATATTGGTCACGTTTCCGGATTCGGCGTCCCCTCAGACGTCTTTTCCCGCTACCAGCGCATGGTCGGAAACGATGTGTTGATGGTCTCCGGCACCGACGAACACGGCACCCCGCTGCTGGTGCAGGCGGATAAAGAGGGCATGAACGTCCACGACCTTGCCGACCGCTACAACCGTGTCATCGTTAACGACCTGGCCGGTTTGGGGCTCTCCTACGACCTGTTTACGCGGACCACAACCCGAAACCACTACGCCGTCGTACAGGAGATGTTCCGCAACGTGGCGAAGAACGGCTACTTGGTGACGAAGAAAACCACCGGCGCAATTAGCCCCTCCACCGGGCGTACTCTGCCCGACCGCTACATTGAGGGCACCTGCCCCATTTGCGGTTACGACGGGGCCCGCGGCGACCAGTGTGACAACTGCGGTAATCAGCTCGACCCGGCAGACCTCATTAACCCGGTGTCGAAGATCAATGGTGAGACTCCGAAGTTCGTGGAAACGGAGCATTGGTTCCTCGACCTTCCCGCACTTGCCGACACGCTGGGGGATTGGCTGCGTGAACGCAAAGACTGGCGTCCCAATGTGTTAAAGTTCTCCCTCAATCTGCTTGATGACATCAAACCGCGGGCCATGAGCCGCGACATCGACTGGGGTATTCCCATCCCTATCGAGGGGTGGCAGGAACGCAACGATAAGCGCCTCTATGTGTGGTTCGACGCCGTGGTGGGTTATCTGTCTGCCTCCATCGAATGGGCCTACCGGATTGGGGACCCGGATGCTTGGCGCAAGTGGTGGAATAACCCGGAGGCGCTCAGCTACTACTTCATGGGGAAAGACAACATCACCTTCCATAGCCAAATTTGGCCAGCTGAGCTACTCGCCTACAACGGGCAGGGTAGCAAGGGTGGCGACCGTGGGATGCTGGGTGAGCTTAATCTCCCCACCGAGGTTGTCTCCTCTGAGTACCTGACGATGTCTGGATCGAAGTTCTCCTCGTCACGCGGCGTGGTGATCTACGTCAAGGACTTCCTCAAGGAATTCGGCCCGGATGCTTTGCGCTACTTCATTGCAGTGGCCGGCCCCGAAAACCAGGACACCGACTTCACGTGGGATGAGTATGTGCGTCGTACCAATAGCGAGCTTGCTAACGAGTGGGGAAATTTGGTGAACCGTACGGTCTCCATGGCGTATAAGAACTTTGGGCAGATCCCCACCCCGGGCACGCTGACTGAGGCGGATATGGAGCTACACAGGCGTGCTGACGAGGCATTCCAGGTGGTGGGCGCCAATCTGGCACGCTCCCACTTCAAGGCTGGTATCACGGAAGCGATGCGCTATGTTGCAGATGCTAACCGTTACATTGCGGCACAGGAACCGTGGAAGATTGCTAAAGAAGTGAAGGCTGGAGGGGCGGCTGCCCCGGAAGCGGAGGACCGTCTCGCTACTGTTCTCCATACGGCTCTACAAGCAGTGCAGGATGCCAATACGCTCATGACCCCCTTCATACCGAATGCTTCGCAGAAGATCTTTGAGCAGCTGGGTGGTGACGGCGTGTGGGCTGCCCAGCCGGTTATTCATGAGGTTGTGGACGACATGCCAGTGGCACCGGTGGGTGCCGGTGTACCTGCAGCGGGCCGCGAATACCCGGTCATTATGGGCGACTACGCCAGCGAACTGGCGTCCTGGGAACGCCATGACATTACCCCTGGTACGCCGTTGTCCAAGCCGCAGCCGATCTTCCACAAGCTTGATCCGGAATTGGGCGAGACAGGCCCGGAGTGGGCCCCAGTCCAGCACTAG
- the rsmI gene encoding 16S rRNA (cytidine(1402)-2'-O)-methyltransferase, producing the protein MTTPPSENTFSPVAPTGTLILGATPLGNLGDATPRLRAALATADVVAAEDTRRTYQLARDLDVTISGRVLSHYDHNERDRAPQLIEFLQQGLTVLVVSDAGMPTVSDPGYRVVSLAVAEGIPVTCLPGASAPLTALALSGIGTDRFAFDGFLPRKAGPQRAWWESLKTEPRTVIFFESPHRLADTLALGAEVLGDRPAAVCRELTKTYEECRRGTLMELADWARAGVRGEITVVVAPGSPAGDDTSNATLIRQVEELVAEGIRLNDACGAVAKSHGRRKRDLYQAVVAAREEA; encoded by the coding sequence ATGACAACTCCACCTAGTGAGAATACTTTTTCCCCTGTCGCGCCCACCGGCACGCTTATTCTGGGGGCCACCCCACTAGGAAACCTGGGGGACGCCACTCCGCGACTAAGAGCGGCGTTGGCGACAGCCGATGTGGTGGCAGCGGAAGATACGCGCCGCACGTACCAGCTGGCGCGTGACCTCGATGTGACGATCAGCGGACGGGTGCTCTCCCACTATGACCACAATGAGAGGGATCGAGCTCCCCAACTCATTGAGTTTCTCCAACAGGGGTTGACAGTGTTGGTGGTGTCCGATGCGGGTATGCCTACCGTGTCTGACCCCGGCTATCGGGTGGTGTCACTGGCCGTTGCGGAGGGTATCCCCGTGACGTGCCTGCCGGGGGCGAGTGCCCCACTGACTGCCCTGGCGCTCTCCGGTATCGGGACCGATAGATTCGCTTTTGACGGATTCCTCCCCCGCAAAGCTGGCCCCCAGCGTGCGTGGTGGGAGAGCCTGAAAACGGAACCGCGCACCGTCATCTTCTTTGAATCCCCCCATCGTCTTGCCGATACCCTTGCTTTGGGGGCGGAGGTACTGGGAGATCGGCCGGCAGCAGTATGCCGAGAACTCACGAAAACCTATGAGGAATGCCGTCGCGGTACCCTCATGGAATTGGCGGACTGGGCACGCGCGGGAGTGAGAGGGGAAATAACGGTGGTGGTGGCACCGGGTAGCCCAGCCGGCGATGACACCAGCAATGCCACCCTCATCCGGCAGGTGGAGGAACTTGTCGCGGAGGGAATTCGCCTCAACGACGCCTGCGGCGCCGTGGCGAAGAGCCACGGGCGGCGTAAGCGGGACCTCTACCAGGCGGTTGTGGCTGCTCGTGAGGAAGCCTAA
- a CDS encoding resuscitation-promoting factor translates to MAEEAQQKTDTHRRIHPAWRILLAVALVAVTVMASISMVYHRTVTLVVDGEKKQVGTYSQTVGEALESLGYKAATGDRVEPSLETQLGANTTITYQQKRPFTVEIHSGYGKRAKVERVSIITTAYTVEEALKEVKAVRPSYGINVAPDKRIPTNGLSIEAIVPRTIWLTDFGKKPVRIRVGAFTVRDALAKLGTPLRSTDDVTPDPDADLLPNMKIKVVRHGDMMKDRVITLKPFEKILKDPSQLAGIRTIVKRGKPGQAVLTERLVFDKKGRIVKRILIKRVVTVKPGRSTVKVGSQPVDAVWDRLAQCEAGGNWAINTGNGFFGGLQFTQGTWEAHGGRAYAPRADLATREEQITVAKRVQASQGWGAWPACTSSMGLR, encoded by the coding sequence GTGGCTGAAGAAGCTCAGCAGAAGACAGATACGCACCGCCGCATCCATCCGGCCTGGCGTATTCTGCTCGCCGTTGCGCTGGTGGCAGTCACCGTCATGGCCAGCATCAGCATGGTGTATCACCGCACGGTCACCCTTGTCGTCGATGGTGAGAAAAAGCAGGTCGGTACTTACAGCCAAACAGTGGGAGAGGCCCTCGAATCCCTCGGCTACAAGGCGGCTACAGGCGACCGTGTCGAGCCCTCCCTAGAAACTCAGCTGGGTGCCAACACCACCATTACCTACCAACAGAAACGCCCATTTACGGTGGAAATCCACTCCGGTTATGGAAAACGTGCCAAAGTCGAGCGCGTCTCCATCATCACCACCGCCTACACCGTCGAAGAGGCGCTCAAAGAGGTAAAAGCAGTACGCCCCAGCTACGGCATCAACGTGGCACCGGATAAACGCATCCCCACGAATGGTCTCAGTATTGAAGCGATCGTACCCCGCACCATCTGGCTGACCGATTTCGGCAAGAAACCAGTCAGGATTCGCGTTGGCGCCTTCACCGTGCGGGATGCTCTCGCAAAGTTGGGAACTCCCCTCCGGTCGACCGATGACGTCACCCCCGATCCGGATGCGGATCTTCTTCCCAATATGAAGATCAAGGTTGTGCGACATGGCGATATGATGAAAGACCGTGTTATCACGCTCAAACCATTCGAGAAGATCCTCAAAGACCCCAGCCAGTTGGCCGGCATCCGTACCATTGTGAAACGTGGGAAGCCTGGGCAGGCCGTACTTACGGAGCGTCTGGTCTTCGATAAGAAAGGCCGGATCGTCAAGCGTATCCTCATCAAGCGTGTGGTGACGGTTAAACCTGGCCGCTCTACAGTCAAAGTGGGGTCCCAGCCGGTGGATGCTGTGTGGGATCGTCTTGCGCAGTGTGAAGCGGGCGGTAACTGGGCAATTAACACTGGTAATGGCTTCTTCGGTGGTCTCCAGTTCACGCAGGGAACCTGGGAAGCTCATGGCGGCCGTGCCTATGCTCCCCGCGCGGACCTGGCGACTCGTGAAGAGCAGATCACCGTCGCGAAACGTGTACAGGCCTCGCAGGGGTGGGGCGCCTGGCCTGCCTGTACCTCCAGCATGGGACTGCGTTAG
- a CDS encoding TatD family hydrolase encodes MGKKRREPVPADPLFPLIDGHTHLDSCGGTDPDGVHAVMDRAEAVGVAAVVTVGCHVCTLDAAVMAAETDNRVWAAVAQHPMDAHEIDDAGRERLADLVRHPRVVAVGECGLDYYWLQHDPENTATQEQQEELFRWHIELAKEVDKPLMIHTRDADEDLIRIIDEAGAPEKTIIHCFSSGLDMAHQCIDRGFYATFGGATTFKANEELREVVRIFPRNRIMVETDAPYLTPEPFRGSKNEPQFVAYTAYRLAEVTGLSAAEFAELTTRNACRVYGIPFPEK; translated from the coding sequence ATGGGTAAGAAACGTCGTGAGCCGGTTCCTGCGGATCCTCTTTTTCCCCTCATCGACGGCCATACTCACCTGGATTCGTGCGGCGGGACTGATCCGGATGGTGTCCATGCCGTAATGGATCGGGCGGAGGCAGTGGGGGTAGCTGCAGTGGTGACGGTGGGTTGTCATGTCTGCACGCTTGATGCCGCTGTGATGGCGGCAGAGACAGACAACCGGGTGTGGGCTGCCGTGGCACAGCACCCGATGGATGCACACGAAATTGATGATGCGGGCCGAGAACGGCTAGCGGACTTGGTGCGGCATCCGCGGGTCGTAGCAGTGGGGGAGTGTGGCCTCGACTATTACTGGCTTCAGCACGACCCGGAGAATACGGCGACGCAGGAGCAACAGGAGGAGCTGTTCCGGTGGCATATTGAGCTCGCGAAAGAGGTCGACAAGCCGCTGATGATTCATACTCGCGACGCCGATGAGGACCTCATCCGCATTATTGATGAGGCGGGTGCTCCCGAAAAGACTATTATTCACTGTTTCTCCAGTGGCCTGGACATGGCACATCAGTGCATCGACCGTGGATTTTATGCCACGTTCGGCGGTGCCACCACGTTCAAGGCAAATGAGGAACTACGGGAGGTAGTGCGCATCTTCCCACGTAATCGCATAATGGTGGAAACTGATGCCCCGTACCTCACCCCAGAACCGTTCCGGGGCTCCAAAAATGAGCCGCAGTTTGTGGCATACACTGCCTACCGGCTGGCTGAGGTGACAGGTCTTTCGGCCGCGGAGTTTGCGGAGTTGACGACGCGCAACGCGTGCCGTGTCTATGGGATTCCTTTCCCGGAGAAGTAG
- a CDS encoding 4-(cytidine 5'-diphospho)-2-C-methyl-D-erythritol kinase gives MLTVVKPPVAASAPGKVNLHLGVADLRDDGYHELTTVFCALSLRDTVTVSTADHLQVTVSGEGADRVPTDHTNLVWKAAELVAEACGAYPAVSLHIDKNIPVAGGMAGGSADGAAALIACNEYFHAGLERQTLLDMALELGSDVPFCVMGGSAIGTGRGEQLLPVLHRTTLHWVLAIAKEGLSTPAVFREYDRLVARNRAEGISTSIGSPDALLQALAGGDLHAIANHLGNDLQAAALSLYPELRYTLRAGKDAGALAGLVSGSGPTCAFLCEDADSALAVSAELAGGGVCRAVRTASGPVPGVTVEEQAN, from the coding sequence GTGCTCACCGTTGTAAAGCCCCCTGTCGCCGCCTCGGCCCCCGGTAAAGTCAACCTGCACCTAGGGGTTGCTGACTTGCGGGACGATGGATATCACGAGCTCACCACGGTCTTTTGTGCACTTTCCCTCCGAGATACGGTCACTGTTTCCACCGCCGACCATCTGCAGGTGACGGTATCGGGTGAAGGCGCAGACCGCGTCCCCACCGACCACACCAACCTGGTGTGGAAAGCTGCAGAGTTGGTCGCTGAAGCGTGTGGAGCGTACCCGGCTGTTTCACTGCACATCGACAAGAACATTCCCGTCGCCGGCGGGATGGCAGGCGGCTCCGCTGACGGTGCCGCCGCTCTCATCGCTTGTAACGAGTACTTCCATGCGGGGCTGGAACGGCAAACCCTGCTCGATATGGCCTTGGAGTTAGGCTCCGACGTACCCTTTTGCGTGATGGGAGGGAGTGCTATCGGTACAGGACGAGGTGAACAGCTCCTGCCGGTTCTGCACCGCACCACCCTCCACTGGGTGCTAGCGATCGCCAAAGAGGGACTATCCACACCTGCGGTATTTCGTGAATACGACCGACTGGTTGCGCGCAATCGCGCGGAGGGAATCTCTACCTCCATTGGTTCACCTGATGCCCTCCTCCAAGCATTGGCGGGGGGAGATCTCCACGCCATCGCCAACCATCTAGGGAATGACCTACAGGCTGCAGCCCTTAGCCTCTACCCCGAATTGCGGTATACGCTGCGTGCGGGGAAAGACGCTGGTGCACTGGCTGGCCTGGTATCCGGCTCTGGCCCCACCTGTGCTTTTCTCTGTGAAGATGCCGATAGTGCGCTGGCAGTTTCCGCTGAACTCGCTGGCGGAGGGGTCTGCCGAGCTGTCCGTACCGCATCCGGGCCCGTCCCCGGAGTTACCGTAGAAGAACAGGCAAACTAA
- the rsmA gene encoding 16S rRNA (adenine(1518)-N(6)/adenine(1519)-N(6))-dimethyltransferase RsmA has protein sequence MAASTSTVSLLTAPEIRALADELGIRPTKTLGQNFVIDPNTVRRIVAAAHLAPGDTVLEIGPGLGSLTLALAEAGAQVTAVEIDPTLAVKLPTTFATHAPDSSLRVITKDAMQVTAEEILAAGHPAPTALVANLPYNVAVPVLLHMLEILPSLRTTLVMVQAEVADRLAAEPGSRIYGVPSVKASFYGEVARAGAIGRTVFWPAPNVDSGLVRISAFTPENAPWDPYDESLHDAVWAVTDAAFAQRRKTLRAALKKWAGSGEAATAALAAAGIDPTLRGERLTTADYVHLAQHAGLQ, from the coding sequence ATGGCTGCATCTACCTCCACCGTCAGCCTCCTGACGGCTCCAGAAATCCGCGCTCTCGCCGATGAACTCGGTATCCGTCCCACCAAGACACTGGGGCAGAACTTTGTCATCGACCCCAATACTGTGCGGCGTATCGTCGCCGCAGCCCATTTGGCGCCAGGGGATACGGTTCTTGAGATCGGACCGGGGCTGGGATCGTTGACTTTAGCCCTGGCCGAGGCCGGTGCGCAGGTGACAGCTGTTGAAATTGACCCCACTCTCGCGGTGAAGCTGCCCACCACCTTTGCTACGCATGCCCCGGATTCCTCGCTCCGCGTCATCACGAAAGATGCCATGCAGGTGACAGCGGAGGAGATTCTGGCCGCTGGGCATCCAGCCCCCACCGCACTGGTGGCAAACCTGCCCTACAATGTCGCCGTCCCCGTTCTCCTCCACATGTTGGAGATTCTGCCTTCCCTGCGGACCACCTTGGTGATGGTACAGGCGGAAGTTGCCGACCGGCTGGCCGCTGAACCCGGTAGTCGCATCTATGGGGTACCTAGTGTGAAGGCTAGCTTCTATGGGGAGGTGGCCCGCGCGGGTGCTATTGGTCGTACCGTGTTCTGGCCTGCTCCTAATGTTGATTCTGGGCTTGTGCGCATCAGCGCCTTTACACCCGAGAACGCACCCTGGGATCCCTATGACGAGTCCCTCCACGATGCAGTGTGGGCGGTTACTGATGCTGCATTCGCGCAACGCCGCAAAACTCTCCGAGCTGCGCTGAAGAAGTGGGCAGGCAGCGGGGAAGCTGCTACTGCCGCGCTTGCGGCAGCCGGAATCGATCCGACTCTGAGGGGAGAGCGCCTCACGACAGCAGACTATGTTCACCTTGCACAGCATGCGGGACTGCAGTAG